One window of Sinorhizobium fredii NGR234 genomic DNA carries:
- a CDS encoding 2'-deoxycytidine 5'-triphosphate deaminase, which yields MGRETGILADRAIAALFASGRLKSEKALDDDQIQPASLDLRLGSKAFRVRASFMPGPAHLVADKLDRLKLHVIDLSAGAVLETGCVYIVPLMESLSLPEGMSASANPKSSTGRLDIFTRVITDRAQEFDKIPAGYNGPLYLEISPRTFPIVVRRGSRLSQIRFRVGHSVLSEQELLGLHESDVLVASERPNISGGGIALSIDLKGTGPDGLIGYRGKHHTSVVDVDKKAEHAVFDFWEPLYSRGRDDLILDPDEFYILVSREAVHVPPLYAAEMTPFDPLVGEFRVHYAGFFDPGFGHASAGGSGSRAVLEVRSHEVPFILEHGQIVGRLIYEHMLERPEGLYGLDLGSNYQAQGLKLSKHFRAE from the coding sequence ATGGGCCGGGAAACAGGGATTTTGGCCGACCGCGCGATTGCTGCGCTGTTTGCCTCGGGACGTCTGAAGAGCGAGAAGGCGCTGGATGATGACCAGATCCAGCCGGCCAGCCTCGATCTTCGCCTCGGATCCAAGGCATTTCGCGTCCGCGCCAGCTTCATGCCGGGGCCGGCCCACCTCGTTGCCGACAAGCTCGACCGCCTGAAGCTGCATGTCATCGATCTCAGCGCGGGCGCGGTTCTGGAGACAGGCTGCGTCTACATCGTGCCGCTGATGGAGAGCCTTTCCCTGCCGGAGGGCATGTCCGCCTCCGCCAATCCGAAGAGCTCGACCGGCCGCCTCGATATCTTCACGCGCGTCATCACCGACCGGGCGCAGGAGTTCGACAAGATCCCGGCCGGCTATAACGGGCCGCTTTACCTGGAGATCAGCCCTCGGACCTTTCCGATCGTCGTCCGCCGCGGTTCGCGGCTGTCGCAGATCCGTTTCCGCGTCGGTCACTCGGTTCTTTCCGAACAGGAGCTGCTCGGCCTGCACGAAAGCGACGTGCTCGTTGCCAGCGAGCGGCCCAATATCAGCGGCGGCGGCATCGCGCTGTCGATCGACCTCAAGGGGACCGGCCCCGACGGCCTGATTGGCTATCGCGGCAAGCACCACACCTCGGTGGTCGACGTCGACAAGAAGGCGGAACACGCGGTCTTCGATTTCTGGGAGCCGCTCTACAGCCGCGGACGCGACGACCTGATCCTCGATCCGGACGAGTTCTATATCCTCGTCTCGCGCGAGGCAGTGCACGTCCCGCCGCTCTACGCCGCCGAGATGACGCCCTTCGATCCGCTGGTCGGCGAGTTCCGCGTCCATTATGCCGGTTTCTTCGACCCGGGTTTCGGCCACGCCTCGGCCGGCGGCAGCGGCAGTCGTGCCGTGCTCGAGGTGCGCAGCCATGAGGTGCCCTTCATCCTCGAACACGGGCAAATCGTCGGCCGCCTCATCTACGAGCATATGCTGGAGCGGCCGGAGGGCCTCTACGGTCTTGATCTCGGCTCGAACTACCAGGCGCAGGGCCTCAAGCTTTCGAAGCATTTTCGCGCCGAGTGA
- a CDS encoding transporter substrate-binding domain-containing protein, protein MTRVFFHRLFGMLAVTVALLASGAGAAPNDLPLLFDARERIAKPDLTALARLRFLTTVDFPPFNFIDQSGKLSGFHVDLAREICRELEIESKCQIQAVTYPELMPALEQGQGEAIVAGIAVTPELRRRFAFSRAFMQMPARFALNRKAAEGVKSPADLVGKPIGAVAGTTHEAMLKAFFPQLEAKAYPDRDALLNALREGAVTAAFSDAMQLSFWVSGSVAAGCCTLLDGAYFSERFLGEGLTIMNRTTEPALTQAIDHALLALSRSGRLEEIYLRYFPNGIY, encoded by the coding sequence ATGACGCGCGTTTTCTTTCATCGTCTTTTCGGAATGCTTGCTGTCACAGTGGCGCTTCTCGCGTCCGGGGCGGGCGCCGCACCGAACGACCTGCCTCTGCTGTTCGATGCCCGCGAGCGCATCGCCAAGCCTGATCTGACCGCGCTGGCGCGGTTGCGGTTCCTCACGACGGTCGATTTCCCGCCGTTCAATTTCATCGACCAGTCGGGCAAGCTTTCCGGCTTTCACGTCGACCTTGCCCGGGAAATCTGCCGCGAACTTGAGATCGAGTCGAAATGCCAGATCCAGGCGGTAACCTATCCCGAGCTGATGCCGGCCCTTGAACAGGGCCAGGGCGAGGCGATCGTCGCCGGCATCGCCGTGACGCCGGAACTGCGGCGGCGTTTCGCCTTCTCCAGGGCCTTCATGCAAATGCCGGCACGCTTCGCCCTCAACAGGAAGGCGGCCGAGGGCGTCAAGAGCCCGGCCGATCTCGTCGGCAAGCCCATCGGGGCGGTCGCCGGGACGACGCATGAGGCGATGCTGAAAGCCTTCTTTCCGCAGCTCGAAGCCAAGGCCTATCCCGATCGCGATGCCTTGCTGAACGCCTTGCGGGAGGGCGCCGTGACGGCCGCCTTCTCCGATGCCATGCAGCTTTCCTTCTGGGTCTCCGGCAGCGTCGCCGCAGGATGCTGCACTTTGCTGGACGGCGCCTATTTCTCTGAGCGCTTCCTGGGCGAGGGCCTGACGATCATGAACCGCACGACCGAGCCTGCCTTGACCCAGGCGATCGACCACGCGCTGCTGGCGCTGTCACGCAGCGGCAGGCTGGAGGAGATCTACCTGCGCTATTTTCCGAACGGCATCTATTGA
- a CDS encoding tellurite resistance TerB family protein — protein sequence MSASFSQHEALVYVMVMMSAVDRSMSDDEFARIGGLVRFLPAFDGFDEDRLVHIGRECAAQLAAPEGLDVTLEMVRESLPQRHYETAYALAVEIAAADQRIRTEEIRLLQLLRDRLALDKLTCAAIERGALARFRR from the coding sequence ATGTCCGCAAGCTTCAGCCAGCACGAAGCCCTCGTCTATGTCATGGTCATGATGTCGGCCGTGGACAGAAGCATGAGCGATGACGAATTCGCGCGGATCGGCGGGCTCGTGCGTTTCCTGCCGGCCTTCGACGGTTTCGACGAGGACCGGCTGGTCCATATCGGCCGCGAATGCGCGGCCCAGCTTGCCGCTCCCGAGGGGCTCGACGTCACCCTCGAAATGGTTCGCGAATCGCTGCCGCAGCGGCACTACGAAACCGCCTATGCACTTGCCGTCGAGATCGCCGCCGCCGACCAGCGCATCCGCACCGAGGAAATCCGGCTGCTGCAGCTGTTGCGCGACCGGCTCGCCCTCGACAAGCTCACCTGCGCGGCGATCGAACGCGGCGCCCTCGCCCGCTTCCGCAGGTAG